One segment of Capnocytophaga sp. oral taxon 878 DNA contains the following:
- a CDS encoding NTP transferase domain-containing protein, with protein sequence MTTLVILAAGLGSRFGSDKQLEDIHNGNALFDYGIYDAIEAGFDNVVLIIRHEIDDLARQHLQNRFPGVPISYVYQDDFNPKGIERKKPWGTGHAMLCVKEVVKNPFLIINADDYYGKEGFKLMYNALNSGKEKTFYSGGYLLKNTLSENGTVSRGICEVDDNHHLLSINEATKLRKINDTTAVDEATGIEYPLNTFVSMNFWGFTHDVLDIAERYFTDFVIENKNDPKAEFYIPLVVQHAIKDYGYKLEVLPNHDTWFGMTYREDLAMVQTEMQKLIDRGCYPDRF encoded by the coding sequence ATGACAACATTAGTAATTTTGGCGGCTGGATTAGGTAGTCGCTTTGGCTCTGACAAACAATTGGAGGATATTCACAATGGCAATGCGCTATTTGATTATGGGATTTATGATGCTATAGAGGCTGGATTTGACAATGTGGTACTTATCATTCGTCACGAAATTGATGATTTGGCACGCCAACACCTACAAAATCGTTTCCCCGGAGTGCCTATCAGCTATGTATATCAAGATGATTTCAATCCTAAAGGAATAGAACGCAAGAAACCTTGGGGTACTGGGCACGCTATGCTATGTGTGAAAGAAGTGGTGAAGAATCCTTTTTTGATTATCAATGCTGATGATTACTACGGTAAAGAAGGATTTAAACTAATGTATAATGCGCTAAATTCGGGTAAAGAAAAGACCTTTTACTCTGGCGGTTACCTACTAAAAAACACTCTTAGTGAGAATGGTACTGTTTCACGAGGTATCTGTGAGGTAGATGATAATCACCATCTGTTATCAATTAACGAAGCTACTAAATTACGCAAAATAAATGATACTACTGCGGTAGATGAAGCTACAGGAATAGAGTACCCTCTAAATACGTTTGTATCAATGAATTTCTGGGGATTTACACACGATGTGCTTGATATAGCTGAACGTTATTTTACTGACTTTGTTATTGAAAACAAAAATGATCCTAAAGCAGAGTTTTACATTCCATTAGTAGTTCAGCACGCTATTAAAGATTATGGGTACAAATTGGAAGTGTTACCTAACCACGATACTTGGTTTGGTATGACTTATCGTGAAGACCTTGCTATGGTGCAGACTGAAATGCAGAAACTTATAGATAGAGGTTGTTATCCTGATAGATTTTAG